In one window of Macadamia integrifolia cultivar HAES 741 unplaced genomic scaffold, SCU_Mint_v3 scaffold1475, whole genome shotgun sequence DNA:
- the LOC122063843 gene encoding UDP-glycosyltransferase 708G1-like: MADSSDRQQAHPHIALLPSSGMGHLVPFVRLAATLAAHDCRVTFITTHPTVSLAESSLVARLLSAFPHAVTPKGFHILPLDPSTANSKDPFFLQFEAIRRSAHLLSHLLNSSSHSGHPPLSALVTDVTLASAVIPVTHDLHIPNYVLFTSSAKMLSLLAYFPALVGVTHSDEINIPGIPPLHKTWLPPPLLDQTNLFTTQFTENGEALVRSDGILINTFKSLEPETVAALNEGKVINGLPPVIPVGPLVPCECETERGGSSLMEWLDGQEKGSVVYVSFGSRTAMSREQIREVGEGLVRSGCGFVWVVKDKKVDREEEGVEEVVGRGLMERIVKDRKGVVVNRWVDQEAILSLEAVGGFVSHCGWNSVMEAAWHGVRLLAWPQGGDQRINAEVVERSGLGVWVRRWQWGGGGVNVKAEEIDERVREMMGNERLRVTAAQVRDEARKAAELGGASQLIAGLVGEVAAHY, from the coding sequence ATGGCAGATTCTAGTGACAGGCAACAAGCCCATCCTCACATTGCTCTCCTCCCAAGTTCCGGCATGGGTCATCTCGTACCCTTCGTACGCCTCGCTGCTACCCTTGCCGCACACGACTGCCGGGTCACCTTCATCACCACTCACCCAACCGTCTCCCTCGCTGAGTCAAGCCTCGTCGCTCGCCTACTGTCGGCCTTCCCTCATGCGGTCACTCCAAAGGGGTTCCATATTCTCCCACTCGACCCATCTACCGCCAATTCCAAAGACCCTTTCTTCCTCCAATTCGAAGCCATCCGTCGCTCTGCCCATCTGCTCTCTCATCTCCTCAATTCCTCTTCTCATTCTGGTCATCCCCCTCTCTCTGCTCTCGTCACCGACGTCACCTTAGCCTCAGCCGTCATCCCTGTCACCCACGATCTTCATATCCCTAACTACGTCCTTTTCACTTCCTCAGCTAAAATGCTCTCTCTGTTAGCCTATTTTCCTGCCCTCGTTGGTGTTACTCATAGTGATGAAATCAACATCCCCGGTATACCGCCTCTACACAAAACTTGGCTCCCACCGCCTCTTCTAGATCAGACTAATCTTTTCACTACCCAGTTCACTGAAAACGGTGAAGCACTCGTGAGATCAGATGGGATTTTAATCAATACGTTCAAGTCTCTGGAGCCGGAGACGGTAGCGGCGCTGAATGAAGGAAAAGTAATAAATGGGCTACCGCCGGTGATACCCGTCGGGCCACTGGTACCGTGCGAATGTGAAACGGAGCGAGGTGGGTCATCGCTAATGGAATGGTTAGATGGGCAGGAGAAGGGTTCCGTCGTTTATGTGAGCTTTGGGAGTCGGACGGCAATGTCGAGGGAGCAAATCCGTGAGGTTGGTGAAGGATTGGTGAGGAGTGGATGTGGGTTCGTGTGGGTGGTGAAAGACAAGAAGGTGgacagggaagaagagggagTGGAAGAGGTGGTGGGTCGGGGGTTGATGGAGAGGATCGTCAAGGATAGGAAGGGGGTGGTGGTGAATAGGTGGGTTGACCAGGAGGCGATACTGAGTCTTGAGGCGGTGGGTGGCTTCGTGAGTCACTGTGGGTGGAACTCGGTAATGGAAGCAGCATGGCATGGGGTGAGGTTGCTGGCGTGGCCACAGGGTGGGGATCAAAGGATTAACGCGGAGGTGGTGGAGAGGAGTGGGCTCGGGGTGTGGGTGAGGAGATGGCAATGGGGAGGTGGTGGGGTGAATGTGAAAGCAGAGGAGATAGACGAGAGGGTGAGGGAGATGATGGGGAATGAGCGGCTGAGGGTAACAGCGGCACAGGTGAGAGATGAGGCAAGGAAAGCTGCTGAGTTGGGTGGGGCTTCTCAGTTGATTGCGGGGCTTGTCGGAGAGGTTGCTGCAcactattaa